The following coding sequences are from one uncultured Desulfobacter sp. window:
- a CDS encoding YbaB/EbfC family nucleoid-associated protein has product MKNMNSMMKQAQKLQKKMLQAQQDLATKTVEASAGGGMVKVVANGAQKIESIALEKEIVDPEDVEMLQDLVLAAVNDALKKSQDMVSAEMGKLTGGMNIPGM; this is encoded by the coding sequence ATGAAAAATATGAACAGCATGATGAAACAGGCCCAGAAACTGCAAAAAAAAATGCTCCAGGCCCAACAGGATCTGGCAACCAAAACCGTTGAAGCAAGTGCCGGCGGCGGTATGGTAAAAGTGGTGGCCAACGGTGCCCAGAAAATTGAATCCATTGCCCTTGAAAAAGAGATAGTTGACCCCGAAGATGTTGAAATGCTCCAGGATCTTGTGCTTGCCGCTGTGAATGACGCCTTGAAAAAATCCCAGGACATGGTTTCTGCTGAAATGGGTAAACTGACCGGCGGCATGAATATTCCCGGCATGTAA
- a CDS encoding MotA/TolQ/ExbB proton channel family protein yields MDISSVIGVVSGIGFILGTILLGGPIGMFINIPSILIVVGGTIAATMIGFPLGDVIGIIKTAIKVFMFKIEKAEDIIANLTEISNKARKGGLLSIEGDIQSTSDPYLAQALQMTVDGVKTEDIGQIMEKKMELTKKGLETGSDIFAAMAAYAPAFGMIGTLIGLVQMLANLDDPSTIGPKMAVAMITTFYGAIMANLFFIPMSDKLKGRTDAEITNMNIVYEGILSIREGEHPKLMEDKLKVYLGDGAKEDKK; encoded by the coding sequence ATGGATATTTCTTCGGTAATCGGTGTTGTTTCAGGGATCGGATTCATTCTGGGCACCATCCTTCTGGGCGGTCCCATCGGTATGTTCATTAATATTCCCTCTATTCTCATTGTTGTGGGCGGAACCATTGCCGCAACCATGATCGGCTTCCCCTTAGGTGATGTCATCGGCATCATTAAAACCGCGATCAAGGTGTTTATGTTCAAAATTGAAAAGGCCGAAGACATCATTGCCAATCTTACGGAAATATCCAACAAGGCCAGAAAAGGTGGGCTGCTCTCCATTGAAGGTGATATCCAGAGTACGTCTGATCCCTACCTGGCCCAGGCCCTGCAGATGACCGTTGACGGGGTCAAGACCGAAGATATCGGGCAGATTATGGAAAAGAAGATGGAGCTGACCAAAAAGGGTCTGGAGACCGGTTCCGACATTTTTGCCGCCATGGCGGCCTATGCACCGGCATTCGGTATGATTGGCACCTTGATCGGCCTTGTGCAGATGCTGGCCAATCTCGATGACCCCTCCACCATTGGGCCGAAAATGGCCGTTGCCATGATCACCACATTTTACGGGGCCATCATGGCCAATTTATTTTTTATTCCCATGAGCGATAAGCTTAAAGGGCGTACCGATGCCGAAATTACAAATATGAATATTGTTTACGAGGGCATTTTATCCATCCGGGAAGGTGAACACCCAAAATTGATGGAAGATAAGCTCAAGGTCTATTTGGGCGATGGCGCCAAGGAAGATAAAAAGTAA
- a CDS encoding prepilin-type cleavage/methylation domain-containing protein → MGRPGLLFSQRRAKLKNESRSTTCSGCHLNHVGFTFVELIVVIGILSVALMFSVPLFRQIHLASDASDNVSAMIQFFENLKIQAMVENKNITLYVDTGAGKMYVTDDTMDEDTLQSAMNNGVSLNGDLTLLNLEFPDDNTRADDDKTICFFSKGYSDRALVHVREESREMTIQIRMFQKKVHLIDRYVSYEDCI, encoded by the coding sequence ATGGGACGCCCTGGTCTGTTGTTTTCCCAGCGCCGAGCCAAATTAAAGAATGAAAGCAGGTCAACGACCTGTTCGGGGTGTCATTTAAATCATGTTGGCTTCACATTTGTTGAACTGATCGTCGTGATCGGTATCTTATCCGTTGCACTGATGTTTTCAGTTCCATTGTTCAGGCAGATTCATTTGGCGTCTGATGCCTCTGATAACGTCTCGGCCATGATCCAATTTTTTGAAAATTTAAAAATTCAGGCCATGGTGGAAAATAAAAATATTACCCTTTATGTGGATACGGGGGCTGGGAAAATGTATGTGACCGACGACACAATGGATGAAGACACCCTTCAATCGGCCATGAATAACGGCGTATCTTTGAACGGGGATCTGACATTGCTGAATCTGGAATTCCCGGATGACAACACGAGGGCCGATGATGATAAAACCATTTGTTTTTTCAGCAAAGGGTATTCGGACCGGGCGCTGGTCCATGTCCGGGAAGAGAGCCGGGAGATGACCATTCAGATACGTATGTTCCAGAAAAAAGTTCATTTGATAGACCGATATGTCTCCTATGAAGACTGCATATGA
- the gspG gene encoding type II secretion system major pseudopilin GspG, translating into MFERVCKKVFRQIGNQSGFSFIELMVVVIILGILAGAIVPRYMDKADKAKVVKAQVDIAAIETSLKMYKLDNGFYPTTEQGLLALVEKPTTDPVPRNWNENGYFEKNRVPKDPWGSEYVYLCPGVHGTFDLISYGADFESGGEGINADVTNWEEQE; encoded by the coding sequence ATGTTTGAACGGGTGTGCAAGAAAGTATTCAGGCAGATTGGAAACCAGTCAGGGTTTTCCTTTATTGAGTTGATGGTGGTGGTTATCATCCTGGGGATTCTGGCCGGTGCCATTGTACCAAGGTATATGGATAAGGCGGACAAGGCAAAAGTCGTCAAAGCCCAGGTGGATATTGCCGCCATTGAAACCAGCCTTAAAATGTACAAACTGGACAACGGGTTTTATCCCACCACGGAACAGGGGCTTTTGGCCCTGGTTGAAAAGCCGACCACCGATCCTGTTCCCCGAAACTGGAATGAAAACGGGTATTTTGAAAAGAACCGGGTACCCAAAGATCCGTGGGGCAGCGAATATGTCTACCTGTGCCCCGGTGTACACGGGACGTTTGATCTGATCTCATATGGCGCGGATTTTGAGTCAGGCGGGGAGGGCATCAATGCGGACGTCACCAACTGGGAAGAGCAGGAATAA
- the dnaX gene encoding DNA polymerase III subunit gamma/tau, producing the protein MSYQVLALKYRPQTFSEVVGQAHVTTTLTNAISGNRVPHALLLAGPRGTGKTTIARIMAKAMTCQTGPTASPCNECGICKDIINGHCADVFEIDGASNNSVEQIRELRDNVAYMPSAARYKIYIIDEVHMLSVAAFNALLKTLEEPPDHVLFIFATTEVHKIPATILSRCQRHDLSRITLDKICAHLERLCQKEGYTVEKEGLELIALEADGSIRDSLSLLDRILSAGPEREIDRQMIAQRLRGTDRRTLFAISSAVLERNGVQLIDLVAKINDSGMDLKEFYSGIIAQFRNLNIIRLCGKKSPVLNMIETEKLELDRMCHNFSPAYIGMLLDLLLKEESIVRFASHTQTAVEMVLLKMIQIEPEVRLDEIITKVDLLARQMENRLAHTGVNSAPIQHDTAARTSVQPPAKMPGNEPAAPASSPAPRPIPVPDPPPYEPEQAPMPSGIPNYPPDASGSFSSPEPASPEPQVQAQQGQASWPQFMDVLQREHPFIFGLFSKGQADTSASDKVIVTLASCSGFEKSRLNTKTKALTALGEQHLGKTIEVKIENNGQGPKDDTISRQASQQKAVQAAAGHPMVQHAVRLFDADII; encoded by the coding sequence ATGTCATACCAGGTTCTGGCATTAAAATATCGACCCCAGACATTTTCAGAAGTTGTTGGACAGGCGCATGTAACCACCACCCTGACCAACGCCATTTCCGGAAACAGGGTGCCCCATGCGCTTTTGCTGGCAGGCCCCAGGGGCACCGGAAAAACCACCATTGCCCGTATCATGGCCAAGGCCATGACATGTCAAACCGGGCCGACGGCCTCGCCGTGCAACGAATGCGGAATCTGCAAAGACATTATAAACGGGCATTGTGCCGATGTATTTGAAATTGACGGTGCCTCCAACAACAGCGTGGAGCAGATCCGTGAACTCAGGGACAATGTGGCCTACATGCCCTCTGCGGCCCGATACAAAATCTATATCATTGATGAAGTCCACATGCTTTCGGTGGCGGCGTTTAATGCGCTGCTCAAAACCCTGGAAGAGCCCCCGGACCACGTTCTTTTCATCTTTGCCACCACGGAAGTCCATAAAATCCCGGCCACCATTTTGTCCCGGTGCCAGCGCCATGATCTGTCACGCATAACCCTGGACAAAATCTGCGCGCATTTAGAAAGGTTGTGCCAAAAGGAAGGATATACCGTTGAAAAAGAGGGACTGGAACTGATCGCATTAGAGGCGGACGGCTCCATCAGGGACAGCCTGAGCCTTCTGGACCGGATTCTTTCCGCCGGGCCTGAGCGGGAGATTGACCGGCAAATGATCGCCCAGAGGCTTCGGGGCACGGACCGTCGCACGCTTTTTGCCATATCTTCGGCTGTATTGGAAAGAAACGGGGTCCAACTCATTGACCTTGTCGCCAAAATCAATGATTCCGGCATGGACTTGAAAGAATTTTATTCGGGCATCATTGCCCAGTTCAGGAATCTGAACATCATCCGCCTGTGCGGCAAGAAGAGTCCGGTTCTCAATATGATTGAAACCGAAAAACTTGAGCTTGACCGGATGTGCCACAATTTTTCGCCTGCGTATATAGGGATGCTGCTGGATCTTCTATTAAAGGAAGAGAGCATTGTGCGGTTTGCATCCCATACCCAGACCGCTGTGGAGATGGTGCTGCTCAAAATGATCCAGATTGAACCCGAAGTCCGGCTTGATGAAATCATCACCAAGGTAGACCTGCTGGCACGCCAAATGGAGAATCGTTTGGCGCACACAGGGGTAAATTCAGCGCCAATCCAACATGATACAGCTGCACGGACATCGGTGCAGCCACCAGCAAAGATGCCCGGCAACGAGCCGGCCGCACCTGCGTCTTCACCAGCCCCGCGACCGATACCGGTGCCAGATCCCCCACCCTATGAACCGGAACAAGCACCGATGCCATCAGGTATCCCGAACTATCCACCGGACGCTTCCGGTTCCTTTAGTTCTCCTGAACCGGCCTCCCCTGAGCCCCAGGTGCAAGCGCAACAGGGACAGGCAAGCTGGCCGCAGTTCATGGACGTGCTTCAACGTGAGCACCCCTTTATTTTCGGATTATTTTCCAAAGGCCAGGCGGATACATCGGCCTCTGATAAAGTGATTGTAACCCTTGCATCCTGCTCCGGGTTTGAAAAATCCAGGCTCAACACCAAAACCAAAGCACTGACGGCACTGGGAGAACAGCATTTAGGCAAAACCATTGAGGTTAAAATAGAAAACAACGGCCAAGGCCCCAAAGATGATACCATCAGCCGGCAAGCGTCCCAGCAAAAGGCGGTACAAGCTGCAGCAGGCCACCCCATGGTCCAGCATGCGGTACGCTTATTTGACGCAGATATCATATAA
- a CDS encoding prepilin-type N-terminal cleavage/methylation domain-containing protein has product MKTAYEGRRHWPAGFTLIEVIVAMAIIATVMTALFRMQSGTINLAGADDFQTTARYLAAKALSHIELSISDPELHGEFDEAFDGYAWQCEVTDVSGNLSDIMPDMAEEAGTLQKIELEITREQGNRSYHVETFRFAPAS; this is encoded by the coding sequence ATGAAGACTGCATATGAAGGCCGCCGGCATTGGCCGGCAGGCTTTACCCTGATTGAGGTGATTGTGGCCATGGCCATTATTGCAACGGTGATGACGGCATTGTTTCGGATGCAGTCCGGGACCATTAATCTTGCCGGGGCCGATGATTTCCAGACAACCGCCCGGTATCTTGCCGCCAAGGCCCTTTCCCACATCGAGCTTTCCATAAGTGACCCGGAGTTGCACGGTGAATTTGACGAGGCGTTTGACGGATATGCCTGGCAGTGTGAGGTGACGGATGTCTCCGGGAATCTTTCTGATATCATGCCGGATATGGCCGAAGAGGCAGGCACACTTCAAAAAATTGAACTGGAAATAACACGGGAACAGGGGAATCGGTCCTACCATGTTGAGACATTCAGGTTTGCCCCTGCAAGTTAA
- a CDS encoding GGDEF domain-containing protein: protein MVPAYIIWYTKTLKQSPLVIIFKGTKDIRSCMNLNRFIFSRRNRYFLVISLTILPIVSFMIFVFLVSYRPVFHSLEIVVDAQLNQIQPIHELQVALINVVMPPNDYIIHGGEEEKQNWIMLSRQVETVFQKIFSVKSLEADYDILLPLKADWEIAKRKGDLLLRSKPKEDGCNHPIIAALMEDFDESVDKIAVELNQLTARKGKMIADLYSKIENHKIKGLVFTTFAIFTGLLMGIAGSVWLTRERKKLKDLSLHDPLTGIFNRKALDFHLSRLYKKQADLKKTCFSILLIDIDKFKSVNDNFGHDAGDIVLKAFAETTQKLMRSDDVFGRFGGEEFLVLLPDSSKKEASQIAERIRSEISSSHIFLSAGQQSVPITVSIGVGTFPDDASNIDDLLKTADGAMYTAKKNGRNQVVTA from the coding sequence ATGGTGCCAGCGTATATTATTTGGTACACAAAAACCCTCAAACAGTCACCACTGGTCATTATTTTTAAAGGAACTAAAGACATAAGGAGTTGTATGAATTTAAATAGATTTATATTCTCCAGACGGAACAGATATTTTTTGGTTATCTCTTTGACCATACTCCCCATTGTGTCGTTTATGATTTTTGTTTTTTTAGTCTCATACCGCCCGGTATTTCACAGTCTTGAAATAGTTGTTGATGCACAATTAAACCAAATTCAACCGATCCACGAGCTTCAGGTCGCTTTGATAAATGTCGTCATGCCTCCCAATGACTATATTATCCATGGCGGGGAAGAAGAGAAACAAAATTGGATAATGTTAAGCCGGCAGGTAGAAACCGTATTCCAGAAAATCTTCAGTGTAAAGAGTCTGGAAGCAGATTATGATATTCTATTACCATTAAAAGCAGATTGGGAGATTGCAAAAAGAAAAGGTGACCTGCTGCTGAGGAGCAAACCGAAAGAAGATGGCTGTAATCATCCCATAATTGCAGCGCTAATGGAAGATTTTGACGAAAGTGTTGACAAAATCGCTGTTGAGTTGAACCAATTGACAGCGCGCAAGGGGAAAATGATTGCAGACCTCTATTCAAAAATTGAGAATCATAAAATTAAAGGGCTGGTGTTTACAACATTTGCTATCTTCACGGGGCTTCTCATGGGAATTGCAGGCAGTGTTTGGCTGACCAGGGAGCGCAAAAAATTGAAGGATCTTTCTTTGCATGATCCGCTTACCGGGATTTTCAACAGAAAGGCCTTGGATTTTCATTTGTCGCGATTGTATAAAAAACAGGCGGATTTAAAAAAAACATGTTTTTCAATCTTACTGATTGATATTGATAAATTCAAATCGGTTAATGATAACTTCGGGCATGATGCAGGAGATATTGTGTTAAAAGCATTTGCCGAAACAACCCAAAAACTTATGAGAAGTGATGATGTGTTTGGCCGGTTTGGGGGAGAAGAGTTTTTGGTTCTTTTGCCTGATTCATCAAAAAAAGAGGCTTCACAAATTGCCGAACGGATACGGTCAGAAATAAGTTCATCTCACATTTTTCTATCTGCCGGGCAGCAATCTGTTCCCATCACCGTCAGTATCGGTGTGGGTACCTTTCCCGATGATGCCTCGAATATTGACGATTTACTAAAAACTGCCGATGGGGCAATGTATACGGCGAAAAAAAATGGGCGCAATCAAGTTGTCACCGCCTAA
- the recR gene encoding recombination mediator RecR — translation MNHYPEAIVKLIHSLSTLPGIGKKTAERLALHILHAPDHEAATLAADIIELKKSVRLCASCFALTDRETCRICSDPGRDRGVICVVENPTDMAAIEKSGGFSGVYHILGGALSPIDGIGPKDIRLAELFRRARGKDVREIILATRTNVEGEATAAYIRGKLATTHVKITRIASGIPMGGDLQYVDPLTMQKAMEKRYGI, via the coding sequence TTGAACCATTACCCTGAAGCCATCGTCAAGCTGATTCATTCGCTTTCCACCCTGCCGGGAATCGGAAAGAAAACAGCCGAGCGGTTGGCCCTTCATATTCTTCATGCCCCGGACCATGAAGCGGCAACCCTGGCTGCAGATATCATTGAACTGAAAAAAAGTGTCAGGTTATGTGCATCTTGTTTTGCACTCACGGATCGGGAAACCTGCCGGATCTGCTCGGACCCCGGCCGGGACCGTGGTGTCATCTGCGTGGTGGAAAACCCCACGGACATGGCTGCCATTGAAAAATCCGGGGGCTTTTCAGGCGTATACCATATCCTTGGCGGCGCCCTGTCTCCCATTGACGGCATCGGCCCCAAAGACATCCGCCTGGCCGAACTGTTCAGGCGGGCCCGGGGCAAGGATGTCAGGGAAATCATTCTTGCCACCCGGACCAACGTCGAAGGTGAAGCAACGGCGGCCTACATCCGGGGCAAACTGGCAACAACACATGTTAAAATCACCCGAATTGCTTCGGGTATACCCATGGGCGGGGATCTTCAGTATGTGGACCCCCTGACAATGCAAAAAGCCATGGAAAAACGTTACGGGATCTGA
- a CDS encoding prepilin-type N-terminal cleavage/methylation domain-containing protein has protein sequence MLRHSGLPLQVKRPDDGFTLIEVMVALVIFSFVMVMLFSSFNAFLSTGQSIADGVGYNERAKDAFRRILDDLTQMYVPDPKIISVQNSVDDQTGDAFQMTGSEESVGGETYSLLELAVLSGIQTGRRRPSGVVRVTYYVRKNNQDLFDLCRFERPIADDREPDSCSDPVVAENISGFTIDFVDAKGNEHQEWDADTDSDGASTPCMVNIRLTLHGEKKEKVFETAVVLPLQRQSDG, from the coding sequence ATGTTGAGACATTCAGGTTTGCCCCTGCAAGTTAAACGACCGGACGACGGCTTCACCTTGATCGAGGTGATGGTGGCCCTGGTTATTTTTTCATTTGTTATGGTCATGTTGTTTTCATCGTTCAATGCGTTTCTTTCCACAGGTCAGTCCATTGCAGACGGCGTTGGTTATAATGAACGGGCCAAGGACGCATTCAGACGCATTCTGGATGATTTGACCCAAATGTATGTGCCCGACCCTAAAATCATCAGTGTTCAGAACAGTGTTGATGATCAGACGGGGGATGCGTTTCAGATGACCGGCAGTGAGGAGAGTGTGGGGGGAGAGACATATTCTTTGCTTGAATTGGCGGTCCTTTCAGGAATTCAGACGGGGCGGCGCAGACCGTCCGGTGTCGTTCGCGTGACCTATTACGTTCGAAAAAACAATCAGGACCTGTTTGACCTTTGCCGGTTTGAGCGGCCCATTGCCGACGACAGGGAGCCGGATTCGTGCTCAGATCCGGTTGTTGCAGAAAATATTAGCGGATTTACCATTGATTTTGTAGATGCAAAGGGCAATGAACACCAGGAGTGGGATGCAGATACGGACAGTGACGGGGCTTCCACCCCTTGTATGGTGAATATCAGGTTGACCCTGCACGGTGAAAAAAAAGAAAAAGTATTTGAAACTGCCGTGGTTTTACCGTTACAAAGGCAGTCTGATGGTTAG
- a CDS encoding flagellar motor protein MotB, producing MAENDEESGGQKKKVIKQEVINVTEGAPAWMATFADLVTLLMCFFVLLFAMSTTQQETYKELVKSLRSALGAQAVPESGTREGLIMRPVPSEQETDNQSVDELGGMIEKEMDDIVSEVRELVLFNKLGGEVSVTKTEAGVVITMSDLLLFSAGGTRLSPKGMEILARLASVLSRLAYHVRVRGHTDSEPISSSLFPSNWELSSARASTVTRLLVANGVPPFYISAEGYAQFHPVATNDTPQGRARNRRVEIVYERDSIARQFEDMYKNPR from the coding sequence ATGGCTGAAAACGACGAAGAATCAGGTGGCCAGAAAAAAAAGGTCATCAAACAAGAGGTTATCAATGTCACCGAAGGTGCGCCGGCATGGATGGCAACCTTTGCGGATCTGGTAACGCTGTTGATGTGTTTCTTTGTTCTTTTGTTTGCCATGAGTACCACCCAGCAGGAGACTTACAAAGAACTGGTCAAATCCCTGAGAAGTGCTCTGGGCGCCCAGGCCGTGCCTGAATCCGGTACCCGGGAGGGGTTGATCATGCGTCCGGTACCTTCGGAACAGGAAACGGATAACCAGTCCGTTGATGAGCTCGGCGGCATGATTGAAAAAGAGATGGATGATATTGTTTCCGAAGTGAGGGAACTGGTCCTTTTCAATAAACTGGGTGGAGAGGTCAGTGTGACCAAAACCGAAGCCGGTGTGGTCATCACCATGTCCGATCTGCTGCTGTTTTCAGCCGGCGGCACCCGGTTGTCTCCCAAGGGGATGGAGATACTTGCAAGGCTGGCGTCGGTTCTGTCGCGCCTTGCTTATCATGTAAGGGTCCGGGGACATACCGATTCCGAGCCGATTTCGTCGTCTCTTTTTCCATCGAACTGGGAGTTGTCTTCGGCCAGGGCGTCAACTGTTACGCGCTTGCTGGTGGCAAACGGGGTCCCTCCCTTTTATATCTCCGCTGAAGGCTATGCCCAGTTTCATCCTGTGGCCACCAATGATACGCCCCAGGGCCGTGCCCGGAACCGGCGGGTGGAGATTGTTTATGAGCGTGACAGTATTGCCCGCCAGTTTGAAGACATGTATAAGAACCCTCGCTAG
- a CDS encoding YkgJ family cysteine cluster protein: MTSEDIFDCKLCGECCKGFGGTYVDEKDIKKICDYIQADPDTFVEKYCDMSGSRPVLTLGENGSCIFFDPKQQCTIHPVKPYMCRAWPFIKALIHHPENWEIMANSCPGMKKGVPPENISRIAAIETQKLDKAFNR, encoded by the coding sequence TTGACATCTGAAGATATTTTTGACTGTAAATTATGTGGCGAGTGCTGCAAAGGGTTTGGCGGCACCTATGTGGATGAAAAGGATATTAAAAAAATCTGTGATTATATCCAGGCAGATCCCGACACCTTTGTGGAAAAATATTGTGACATGTCCGGCTCAAGGCCGGTGCTCACCCTGGGGGAAAACGGAAGCTGTATCTTCTTTGATCCGAAACAGCAGTGCACCATCCATCCGGTCAAGCCCTACATGTGCCGGGCCTGGCCCTTCATAAAGGCATTGATTCATCATCCGGAAAACTGGGAGATCATGGCAAACTCCTGCCCGGGTATGAAAAAAGGCGTTCCCCCCGAAAATATTTCGCGCATAGCGGCCATAGAGACACAAAAGCTGGACAAAGCGTTTAACCGCTAG